The following proteins come from a genomic window of Lysinibacillus sp. G4S2:
- a CDS encoding FtsK/SpoIIIE domain-containing protein: protein MLFEILTTSLMGGIALKAFSKHRGLSSNDSGKIQRIMSLSGLNVKDGKDTLTTQLVKKKKHEWGWEYRYRIPLGRSFSDYEAKLKVFEDGLNNRKKNITFNDLRQLDINKDLLLQLQKLWKTKLTEKKEIELAFDGLLIVRVYDKPLAKEVPFVQGDAWKVPVGLIRALNTFKFHDFEMVPHLVLGGATRYGKSNFINAMITSLVQGVPDHVNFYLIDLKGGVELCDYENIKQTISIAYEAHEALHTLQMAYDKMRDIQRDLKRLGKKNVQQAGIKERYFVVIDEVGELNASEAVTRDEKILKQECQTIMSQIARLGAGLGFRLVVATQYPVGDVIPRQVKQNADAKLCFRVQSGVASRVVLDAEGAESLPMVKGRAIYQTADKREILQTPLITPQIIHDTIQPHIIEKGERVEGSAITERREHTVTFEEV from the coding sequence GTGCTGTTTGAAATTTTAACAACTTCATTGATGGGTGGAATTGCACTAAAAGCATTTTCAAAACATAGGGGTCTGTCCTCAAATGATTCAGGGAAAATCCAAAGAATCATGTCCTTATCTGGATTAAATGTTAAGGATGGAAAAGATACATTGACTACACAATTGGTCAAAAAGAAAAAACATGAATGGGGATGGGAGTATCGCTATAGAATTCCACTTGGTCGCTCATTCAGTGATTATGAAGCTAAGCTAAAGGTTTTTGAGGATGGGCTGAATAATCGTAAGAAGAATATTACGTTTAATGATTTACGACAATTGGATATTAATAAAGACCTTCTACTGCAGCTACAAAAGTTGTGGAAGACAAAGCTGACTGAGAAAAAGGAAATTGAATTAGCTTTTGATGGCTTACTAATCGTTAGGGTATACGATAAGCCATTGGCGAAAGAAGTGCCATTTGTTCAGGGGGATGCTTGGAAAGTACCAGTAGGATTAATTCGAGCACTCAACACATTTAAATTTCATGATTTTGAAATGGTGCCGCATTTAGTCCTTGGAGGCGCGACGCGTTATGGAAAGAGTAATTTCATCAACGCGATGATTACATCTCTAGTACAGGGTGTACCAGACCACGTTAACTTTTATTTAATTGACTTAAAAGGTGGAGTGGAATTGTGCGACTATGAAAATATTAAACAGACAATTTCCATTGCATACGAAGCACACGAAGCCCTCCACACTTTACAGATGGCATATGACAAAATGCGTGATATTCAACGTGATTTAAAACGATTAGGAAAGAAAAATGTACAACAGGCAGGCATAAAGGAACGTTACTTCGTAGTCATCGACGAAGTAGGGGAATTAAATGCTTCAGAAGCTGTTACACGCGATGAAAAAATATTAAAGCAAGAATGCCAAACAATTATGAGCCAAATAGCAAGGCTAGGGGCTGGGCTAGGCTTTAGGTTGGTTGTTGCTACACAATATCCAGTAGGTGACGTTATACCACGACAGGTAAAACAAAATGCTGATGCAAAGCTTTGCTTTAGGGTACAGTCAGGAGTGGCCTCACGTGTTGTACTGGATGCAGAAGGTGCCGAATCATTGCCAATGGTCAAAGGTAGAGCAATTTACCAAACAGCTGACAAAAGAGAAATATTACAAACTCCACTAATTACACCACAAATTATCCACGATACTATTCAACCACACATTATTGAGAAAGGGGAACGCGTTGAAGGATCAGCTATCACCGAGAGACGAGAGCATACTGTTACTTTTGAAGAAGTTTGA
- a CDS encoding replication-relaxation family protein, whose translation MTRDQISRYFNLGKKRNTNRVIHNLSCYLSSIRDGYETIYYLNKIGRIYVDCDKVRRVSSNVQHTIMRNEFWLFYKCPRDWKNEVKISDGTTSIIVDGMFSKNGFQHFLEVDNLQTMKENREKIKRYKSLMDNLVKQMGYYPMVVWLTTTELRRQQLEASCEGLKCKVYTINDIQ comes from the coding sequence ATGACTCGTGATCAAATCAGTCGATACTTTAACCTTGGAAAGAAACGTAATACAAATAGGGTTATACACAATTTATCATGCTATCTATCCTCAATAAGAGATGGATATGAAACGATTTATTATTTAAATAAGATTGGTCGCATATATGTTGATTGCGATAAAGTGCGTAGGGTAAGTAGTAATGTTCAGCATACCATCATGCGTAATGAGTTTTGGTTGTTTTATAAGTGTCCAAGAGATTGGAAGAACGAAGTGAAAATATCAGATGGCACTACAAGTATTATTGTGGACGGCATGTTTTCTAAAAATGGATTCCAGCACTTTCTTGAAGTGGATAATCTTCAAACCATGAAGGAAAATCGCGAAAAGATTAAACGGTACAAATCTTTGATGGATAACCTCGTTAAACAAATGGGTTATTATCCAATGGTTGTTTGGCTTACCACAACAGAATTACGTAGGCAACAACTAGAAGCATCCTGTGAAGGTCTGAAGTGCAAGGTGTACACAATAAACGATATTCAATAA
- a CDS encoding N-acetylmuramoyl-L-alanine amidase has protein sequence MVTIRKKLVPDAQANKVTYGKGNSKKYIVVHETDNTRSGADADAHARLQANGNSRSASWHYTVDGKEAVQSFEHAWRCWAAGSNKGNNEGIQVEICVNADGNYLKAVQNTAELVAKIMKDEGIPISNVVQHNHFSGKNCPRNMREGKISWSQFITMVKNASGNTQQPKPSTDDDKYRVLTGTYSTKQAAENVQDVLKHRFGWVAYIEPDGDKYRVKTGTFTGMDAAQAGANKIKTAKLAQVTNIVAE, from the coding sequence ATGGTCACTATTCGTAAAAAGCTAGTTCCTGATGCACAAGCGAACAAAGTAACTTATGGCAAAGGGAACAGTAAAAAATATATCGTTGTACATGAAACGGATAATACACGTTCAGGAGCCGATGCAGATGCACATGCACGTTTACAAGCAAACGGTAATAGTCGTTCAGCATCTTGGCACTATACTGTGGACGGCAAAGAAGCTGTACAATCATTTGAACATGCTTGGAGATGTTGGGCTGCAGGAAGTAATAAAGGAAACAATGAAGGTATTCAGGTTGAAATTTGTGTAAATGCTGATGGTAACTATTTAAAAGCTGTACAAAATACAGCAGAGTTAGTTGCAAAGATCATGAAAGATGAAGGTATTCCAATTAGTAATGTGGTCCAGCACAATCATTTCAGTGGCAAAAATTGTCCTCGGAATATGCGTGAAGGTAAGATTAGTTGGTCCCAGTTCATTACTATGGTTAAAAACGCAAGTGGTAATACACAGCAACCAAAGCCTTCCACAGATGATGATAAGTATCGTGTTTTAACAGGCACTTACAGCACAAAACAGGCTGCTGAAAATGTACAGGATGTTCTTAAGCATCGGTTCGGTTGGGTGGCATACATTGAGCCAGATGGCGATAAATATCGTGTTAAAACAGGTACGTTTACCGGAATGGATGCAGCACAAGCAGGTGCAAATAAAATTAAAACAGCTAAGTTGGCTCAAGTAACAAATATAGTAGCTGAATAA
- a CDS encoding helix-turn-helix transcriptional regulator, whose protein sequence is MRIKLKEIMEERGLTQSKLAEMTGIRQAAISEIVNNRRDTINKAHLETICKTLEITSFDDILEWGITDN, encoded by the coding sequence ATGCGGATAAAATTAAAAGAAATAATGGAAGAACGAGGACTTACTCAATCAAAGTTGGCTGAGATGACAGGTATTCGCCAAGCTGCTATTAGTGAAATAGTAAATAATCGAAGAGACACAATTAACAAAGCGCATCTAGAAACCATTTGTAAGACATTAGAAATAACAAGCTTTGACGATATATTGGAATGGGGGATAACAGATAACTAA
- a CDS encoding helix-turn-helix domain-containing protein, which yields MAFEYLATYTTFDSVEDMDLEINERIKEDRFNLTKSERAIVFAIKSHCLDYPGACHLRNETIAKEVGVSLITVSRTIKKLVELKIIGKANRSKLNGIKGANIYFFLPQNDVSDMMHREEVIEASNDKALGDVSEDVSIKSFNLLSSKQANNNLCELENELALQAEKKKEYMNEYQVMLFDFMNSLPLADNLKDELHKVVLAAQVQSTTDFIKAKNVLFKIAMDIKEGVLTVTSTLRAVFVCAYSKAVERLNSKSINSSSVEDKARRERPVPFYNWLNERDSLPQSIVHDEPSLDNWLEW from the coding sequence ATGGCATTTGAATACTTAGCAACTTACACAACATTTGACTCAGTAGAAGATATGGATTTAGAAATCAATGAACGAATCAAAGAAGATCGATTCAATTTGACTAAATCAGAACGTGCCATCGTTTTCGCTATCAAGTCACACTGTTTAGATTATCCAGGTGCTTGTCATTTACGAAACGAAACAATCGCAAAAGAAGTCGGAGTTTCTTTAATTACAGTTAGCCGCACGATCAAAAAGTTAGTCGAGTTAAAAATTATCGGTAAAGCAAATCGCTCAAAACTAAACGGTATCAAGGGAGCCAACATTTATTTCTTTTTACCACAGAATGATGTATCGGATATGATGCATCGAGAAGAAGTCATTGAAGCTAGTAACGACAAGGCTTTAGGAGATGTTTCGGAAGATGTAAGCATTAAATCTTTTAATCTTTTAAGTTCTAAACAAGCAAATAATAATTTATGTGAATTAGAAAATGAATTGGCTTTGCAAGCTGAAAAGAAAAAAGAATACATGAATGAGTATCAAGTGATGCTATTTGATTTCATGAATAGTTTGCCATTAGCAGATAACTTAAAAGATGAATTACACAAAGTTGTATTAGCTGCTCAGGTTCAAAGTACAACTGACTTCATTAAAGCTAAAAATGTTCTATTCAAAATTGCAATGGATATTAAAGAAGGTGTACTGACAGTTACTAGTACATTAAGAGCTGTATTCGTATGTGCTTATAGTAAGGCTGTAGAGCGTTTAAATAGTAAGTCGATTAATTCCTCATCTGTGGAGGACAAAGCGCGCAGAGAACGTCCAGTACCTTTCTATAACTGGTTGAATGAGCGTGATAGCCTTCCACAATCGATAGTGCATGATGAACCATCGTTAGATAATTGGTTGGAATGGTAA
- a CDS encoding Slp family lipoprotein translates to MGTILAILGMLGFFVGLVLLVIGLIRKKKMKGGLVLGISIVVFIVGFIMVPTNGTESSTDSKDNEKVETVAKPKEETPEEKAAREKKEAEEKALAEQKAKEEAEAKAKAEEEARIKAEQAAAAKKANAKTIDYPQLKKNPDRYKGEYVKYTGKILQILEGDNVTNIRLAVTPTSYGYDPNDVIFIEYYGYTDFVDDDIITVYGEIYGSYSYKSQAGFDIALPGLLAKEFE, encoded by the coding sequence ATGGGAACTATATTAGCAATTTTAGGTATGCTTGGTTTTTTTGTAGGTCTTGTTCTATTAGTAATTGGACTTATAAGAAAGAAAAAAATGAAAGGTGGTCTTGTTCTCGGTATTTCAATTGTTGTTTTTATAGTTGGATTTATAATGGTACCTACAAACGGTACTGAATCATCTACTGACTCTAAAGACAATGAAAAAGTAGAAACTGTAGCAAAACCTAAGGAAGAAACTCCAGAAGAAAAAGCTGCACGTGAGAAAAAAGAAGCTGAGGAAAAGGCATTAGCTGAACAGAAAGCAAAAGAAGAGGCAGAGGCGAAAGCTAAGGCGGAAGAAGAAGCTCGTATAAAAGCAGAACAAGCTGCTGCTGCTAAAAAAGCAAATGCAAAAACTATTGACTATCCACAATTGAAAAAGAATCCAGATCGTTACAAAGGTGAATACGTAAAATACACTGGAAAGATTCTACAAATTCTTGAAGGTGACAACGTTACAAACATCCGACTTGCTGTAACACCTACTTCTTATGGATATGATCCTAATGATGTTATATTTATAGAGTATTATGGTTACACAGACTTTGTGGATGATGATATTATCACTGTTTATGGAGAAATTTATGGATCATATTCATATAAATCTCAAGCCGGATTTGATATTGCATTACCAGGGTTACTTGCTAAAGAATTTGAATAA
- a CDS encoding phage holin family protein encodes MKTDTLYTSLIGGTMAWIGYLVGGIDHLIKALAIFMAIDFSLGIMVGFLFKNVESKKAFKGLIKKTAMILMVVAAVQLDLATESGNFMRNAMILFLIGMEGISMIENLGKLGIRVPKFLANAFTQLQMDNDDKPKDGEK; translated from the coding sequence ATGAAAACAGACACACTATATACATCATTAATTGGCGGCACAATGGCATGGATAGGATACCTTGTTGGAGGTATTGACCATCTTATAAAAGCCCTTGCTATTTTTATGGCTATTGATTTCTCGCTAGGAATCATGGTCGGATTTTTATTCAAAAATGTTGAGAGCAAAAAAGCTTTTAAAGGTCTAATTAAAAAGACGGCTATGATATTAATGGTCGTTGCAGCGGTTCAATTGGACTTAGCGACTGAATCAGGTAATTTCATGCGTAATGCAATGATTCTGTTCTTAATTGGGATGGAAGGTATCAGTATGATTGAGAATCTAGGTAAGCTAGGTATTCGCGTACCGAAGTTTTTGGCGAATGCATTCACTCAGTTACAAATGGATAACGATGACAAACCGAAGGATGGTGAGAAATAA